Proteins encoded by one window of Brienomyrus brachyistius isolate T26 chromosome 1, BBRACH_0.4, whole genome shotgun sequence:
- the LOC125749397 gene encoding transcriptional regulator Myc-1-like isoform X1: MPLSSGLTSTNYDYDYDSIQPYFYFDTEDEGFYYQQHSQLQPPAPSEDIWKKFELLPTPPLSPSRRSSFPGILPSTADQLEMVTEFLGDDVVNQSFICDADYSQSFLKSIIIQDCMWSGFSAAAKLEKVVSERLATIQASRKECPPPEPPGRVNASYLQDLTTSASDCIDPSIVFPYPITENPKPSQGTPSSCSPLDTPPNSGSSSGSDSEEEEEEDDDDDDDDDDDDEEEIDVVTVEKRQALRRSESSGVVTRLHQSHLVLKRCHVPIHQHNYAAHPPARSEQPSVKRPKLEGGARAPKQIGGGRKCASPRTSDSEDNDKRRTHNVLERQRRNELKMSFFALRDEIPEVAHNEKAPKVLILKKATECIFSLQTDEQRLLSLKEQLSRRSQHLKQRLERLRNCQGC; this comes from the exons ATGCCGCTCAGCTCCGGTTTGACGAGTACAAACTACGATTACGACTACGACTCCATCCAGCCCTACTTCTATTTCGACACCGAGGATGAGGGTTTCTATTACCAGCAGCACAGTCAGCTCCAGCCCCCGGCACCCAGCGAGGACATCTGGAAGAAATTCGAGCTGCTGCCCACGCCGCCCCTCTCCCCAAGCCGGCGCTCCTCCTTCCCCGGCATCCTGCCCTCGACGGCCGACCAGTTGGAGATGGTCACCGAGTTCCTCGGGGACGATGTGGTCAACCAGAGTTTCATCTGCGACGCAGACTACTCCCAGTCCTTCCTCAAGTCTATCATTATCCAGGACTGCATGTGGAGCGGCTTTTCCGCCGCCGCCAAGCTGGAGAAAGTGGTTTCCGAGAGACTTGCGACTATCCAGGCTTCCAGGAAGGAGTGCCCGCCGCCGGAGCCCCCCGGTCGGGTGAACGCCAGCTACTTGCAAGATCTGACCACATCGGCGTCGGATTGTATAGACCCTTCTATAGTATTCCCGTACCCGATCACCGAAAACCCGAAACCGAGCCAGGGGACCCCATCTTCGTGCTCGCCTTTGGATACCCCGCCCAACAGCGGCAGCAGCAGCGGTAGTGATTCAG aagaagaagaggaggaggatgatgatgatgatgatgatgatgatgatgatgacgaagaAGAAATTGACGTGGTGACTGTGGAAAAGAGGCAAGCGCTTAGGAGGTCTGAGTCATCGGGGGTGGTCACAAGGCTGCACCAGAGCCACCTCGTCCTAAAGAGATGCCACGTTCCCATCCATCAGCACAACTACGCCGCCCACCCACCGGCGAGGAGCGAGCAGCCTTCCGTCAAGCGGCCAAAGCTGGAGGGGGGTGCCCGGGCACCCAAGCAGATCGGTGGGGGCCGCAAATGCGCGAGCCCGCGGACGTCAGACTCTGAGGACAATGACAAACGGAGGACTCACAACGTGCTGGAGCGACAGAGGAGGAACGAACTGAAGATGAGCTTCTTCGCGCTGCGGGACGAGATCCCCGAGGTGGCCCACAATGAGAAGGCGCCCAAGGTTTTGATACTCAAAAAGGCGACCGAGTGCATTTTCAGCCTGCAGACTGATGAGCAGAGACTGCTGTCATTGAAGGAGCAGCTGAGCAGGAGAAGTCAGCATTTAAAACAGAGGCTTGAGCGGCTGAGGAACTGTCAAGGATGCTGA
- the LOC125749397 gene encoding transcriptional regulator Myc-1-like isoform X2 — MPLSSGLTSTNYDYDYDSIQPYFYFDTEDEGFYYQQHSQLQPPAPSEDIWKKFELLPTPPLSPSRRSSFPGILPSTADQLEMVTEFLGDDVVNQSFICDADYSQSFLKSIIIQDCMWSGFSAAAKLEKVVSERLATIQASRKECPPPEPPGRVNASYLQDLTTSASDCIDPSIVFPYPITENPKPSQGTPSSCSPLDTPPNSGSSSGSDSEEEEEDDDDDDDDDDDDEEEIDVVTVEKRQALRRSESSGVVTRLHQSHLVLKRCHVPIHQHNYAAHPPARSEQPSVKRPKLEGGARAPKQIGGGRKCASPRTSDSEDNDKRRTHNVLERQRRNELKMSFFALRDEIPEVAHNEKAPKVLILKKATECIFSLQTDEQRLLSLKEQLSRRSQHLKQRLERLRNCQGC, encoded by the exons ATGCCGCTCAGCTCCGGTTTGACGAGTACAAACTACGATTACGACTACGACTCCATCCAGCCCTACTTCTATTTCGACACCGAGGATGAGGGTTTCTATTACCAGCAGCACAGTCAGCTCCAGCCCCCGGCACCCAGCGAGGACATCTGGAAGAAATTCGAGCTGCTGCCCACGCCGCCCCTCTCCCCAAGCCGGCGCTCCTCCTTCCCCGGCATCCTGCCCTCGACGGCCGACCAGTTGGAGATGGTCACCGAGTTCCTCGGGGACGATGTGGTCAACCAGAGTTTCATCTGCGACGCAGACTACTCCCAGTCCTTCCTCAAGTCTATCATTATCCAGGACTGCATGTGGAGCGGCTTTTCCGCCGCCGCCAAGCTGGAGAAAGTGGTTTCCGAGAGACTTGCGACTATCCAGGCTTCCAGGAAGGAGTGCCCGCCGCCGGAGCCCCCCGGTCGGGTGAACGCCAGCTACTTGCAAGATCTGACCACATCGGCGTCGGATTGTATAGACCCTTCTATAGTATTCCCGTACCCGATCACCGAAAACCCGAAACCGAGCCAGGGGACCCCATCTTCGTGCTCGCCTTTGGATACCCCGCCCAACAGCGGCAGCAGCAGCGGTAGTGATTCAG aagaagaggaggaggatgatgatgatgatgatgatgatgatgatgatgacgaagaAGAAATTGACGTGGTGACTGTGGAAAAGAGGCAAGCGCTTAGGAGGTCTGAGTCATCGGGGGTGGTCACAAGGCTGCACCAGAGCCACCTCGTCCTAAAGAGATGCCACGTTCCCATCCATCAGCACAACTACGCCGCCCACCCACCGGCGAGGAGCGAGCAGCCTTCCGTCAAGCGGCCAAAGCTGGAGGGGGGTGCCCGGGCACCCAAGCAGATCGGTGGGGGCCGCAAATGCGCGAGCCCGCGGACGTCAGACTCTGAGGACAATGACAAACGGAGGACTCACAACGTGCTGGAGCGACAGAGGAGGAACGAACTGAAGATGAGCTTCTTCGCGCTGCGGGACGAGATCCCCGAGGTGGCCCACAATGAGAAGGCGCCCAAGGTTTTGATACTCAAAAAGGCGACCGAGTGCATTTTCAGCCTGCAGACTGATGAGCAGAGACTGCTGTCATTGAAGGAGCAGCTGAGCAGGAGAAGTCAGCATTTAAAACAGAGGCTTGAGCGGCTGAGGAACTGTCAAGGATGCTGA